The following coding sequences lie in one Thermomicrobium sp. 4228-Ro genomic window:
- a CDS encoding 2-oxoglutarate dehydrogenase E1 component, which translates to MQDVRDALERLTGLNVGYVIALYEEFRRDPSAVDPSWRAFFEQWGPRLAELEAPTPAAVVTGPAFDFSKVAATVQLAQRIRHRGHRAARLDPLGSSPPGDPALDPAYHGLTEDDLAQLPAALVGGPVAQDAPNALVAIDRLRQIYCGTIGFDYGHIQERAEREWLEDAIESGRYRVQLDAEGKRALLERLTAVEVFERYLHRAFVGQKRFSIEGTDMLVPILDEVLRQVAAAGIPKVAMGMAHRGRLNVLAHVLGKPYEQILAEFMGLDHRESVAQTEGGTLGYTGDVKYHMGGVRATGELQVILANNPSHLEFVDPVVEGMARALQERRDQPGFPTQDVDACLPILIHGDAAFTGEGIVAETLNMSGIPGYSTGGTIHIIVNNQLGYTTEPQEGRSTLYASDPARGFEIPVFHVNADDPEACLTAARLAFAYRQRFHKDVLIDLIGYRRWGHNEADEPTFTQPVLYRVISQHPTVRELWAKRLLAEGIVTEEEANALERRYFSLLQEIRQKLQSEAKPTLLTNGSSNGDRRTPSVTTSVPLDRLKELNRQAHSLPEGFHLNPKMHRQLQRRLEAVEREEQVDWAHAELLAFASLLAEGVPIRLAGQDTIRGTFSQRHVAFYDFETGERVIPLQRMPAARASFAAYNSPLSEAAPLGFEYGYSVQAPEALVLWEAQFGDFANVAQVIIDQFIVSGWAKWRQRSALVLLLPHGYEGQGPEHSSARLERFLQLAAEDNVRIANCTTAAQYFHLLRRQAALRAVDPRPLVVMTPKSLLRHPRAMSAVRELAEGTFQPVLDDPHAADRREEVTRLIFCSGKVYVDLVTSPQFSEARTVAILRLEELYPFPELEIAALLSRYPNARDVVWLQEEPKNMGAWTFVQPRLQALLGDRTLRYIGRPERASPAEGHADAHEREQARIIAEAFAGVPEPAVPA; encoded by the coding sequence ATGCAGGATGTGCGAGACGCGTTGGAGCGCCTGACCGGGCTCAATGTCGGCTATGTCATCGCATTGTATGAGGAGTTCCGGCGAGACCCTTCGGCCGTCGATCCGAGTTGGCGAGCGTTCTTCGAGCAGTGGGGACCTCGCCTCGCCGAACTCGAAGCGCCGACGCCGGCCGCCGTCGTAACCGGGCCGGCGTTCGATTTTTCGAAGGTGGCGGCGACCGTGCAGCTGGCGCAACGGATTCGCCACCGCGGGCACCGTGCCGCCCGGCTCGATCCGCTCGGCAGCTCTCCGCCCGGGGATCCGGCGCTCGATCCCGCCTATCACGGGTTGACCGAAGACGACCTTGCCCAACTGCCCGCGGCTCTGGTCGGAGGGCCAGTGGCGCAGGACGCTCCGAATGCACTCGTCGCTATCGACCGTCTCCGCCAAATCTATTGCGGCACCATCGGGTTCGATTACGGGCATATTCAGGAGCGTGCCGAACGGGAGTGGCTCGAGGACGCGATCGAGTCCGGGCGCTATCGCGTCCAGCTCGACGCTGAGGGGAAGCGCGCCCTTTTGGAGCGTCTGACTGCGGTCGAGGTCTTCGAGCGCTACCTCCATCGTGCCTTCGTCGGGCAAAAGCGCTTCTCGATCGAAGGTACCGACATGCTGGTGCCGATCCTCGACGAGGTGCTTCGCCAGGTGGCCGCCGCTGGCATCCCGAAGGTCGCCATGGGTATGGCCCATCGCGGCCGGTTGAACGTCCTGGCACACGTTCTGGGGAAGCCGTACGAACAGATCCTCGCGGAGTTCATGGGACTCGACCACCGGGAGTCGGTCGCGCAGACGGAAGGTGGCACGCTCGGCTACACCGGCGACGTCAAGTACCATATGGGCGGCGTCCGTGCCACGGGCGAACTCCAAGTCATCCTCGCCAACAATCCCAGCCATCTCGAGTTCGTCGACCCGGTCGTTGAGGGAATGGCCCGCGCCCTGCAGGAACGCCGCGATCAGCCTGGCTTCCCGACGCAGGACGTCGATGCCTGCCTTCCGATTCTGATCCACGGGGATGCGGCCTTCACCGGCGAGGGGATTGTTGCTGAGACGCTCAACATGAGCGGCATTCCCGGATACTCGACCGGTGGAACGATCCACATCATCGTCAACAATCAGCTCGGCTACACGACCGAACCACAAGAAGGCCGTTCGACGCTGTACGCGTCGGATCCAGCGCGCGGCTTCGAAATTCCTGTCTTCCACGTCAACGCTGACGATCCCGAGGCTTGCTTGACGGCAGCTCGTCTCGCGTTCGCGTATCGGCAACGCTTCCACAAGGACGTTCTGATCGATCTCATCGGTTATCGCCGGTGGGGGCACAACGAGGCGGACGAACCGACCTTCACGCAGCCGGTTCTGTACCGGGTTATCAGCCAGCATCCCACCGTGCGCGAGCTCTGGGCCAAGCGCCTCCTCGCTGAGGGGATCGTGACCGAGGAAGAAGCGAACGCGCTCGAACGACGCTACTTCTCGTTACTCCAAGAGATCCGGCAGAAGCTACAGAGCGAAGCGAAGCCCACGCTCCTCACCAATGGTTCCTCGAACGGGGATCGACGCACGCCGAGTGTCACGACGAGCGTCCCCCTCGATCGACTCAAGGAGCTCAATCGGCAGGCACATTCCCTACCCGAAGGCTTCCACCTCAACCCGAAGATGCATCGCCAGCTGCAGCGGCGCCTCGAGGCCGTGGAGCGCGAGGAACAGGTCGACTGGGCACACGCCGAACTCCTCGCCTTCGCCTCCCTGCTCGCCGAGGGGGTACCGATCCGGCTGGCGGGTCAGGATACGATTCGTGGCACCTTCAGTCAGCGCCACGTCGCGTTCTACGACTTCGAGACCGGAGAACGCGTCATTCCCTTGCAACGGATGCCAGCTGCACGAGCGAGCTTCGCGGCGTACAACAGCCCGCTTTCCGAGGCAGCACCACTCGGCTTCGAGTACGGGTACAGCGTTCAGGCTCCCGAAGCGCTGGTGCTGTGGGAAGCGCAATTCGGTGACTTCGCGAACGTCGCCCAGGTGATCATCGACCAGTTCATCGTGAGCGGCTGGGCCAAGTGGCGCCAGCGCTCCGCTCTCGTGCTTCTCCTGCCGCACGGTTACGAGGGGCAGGGACCCGAGCATTCCAGTGCACGCCTCGAACGCTTCCTCCAGCTCGCGGCAGAAGACAACGTGCGGATCGCCAACTGCACCACGGCTGCCCAGTACTTCCACTTGCTCCGTCGGCAAGCTGCCCTCCGAGCGGTCGATCCACGTCCGCTCGTCGTGATGACACCGAAGAGTTTGTTGCGCCACCCACGGGCGATGTCAGCGGTGCGGGAACTCGCCGAAGGCACCTTCCAGCCAGTCCTCGATGACCCGCACGCGGCCGATCGGCGTGAGGAAGTGACACGGCTTATCTTCTGCAGCGGAAAGGTCTACGTCGACCTCGTGACGAGCCCGCAGTTCTCAGAAGCACGCACCGTGGCGATTCTCCGTCTGGAGGAGCTGTATCCGTTCCCGGAACTCGAAATCGCCGCTCTCTTGTCGCGCTACCCCAATGCGCGGGATGTGGTCTGGCTGCAGGAAGAGCCTAAGAACATGGGTGCCTGGACGTTCGTCCAACCGCGTCTCCAGGCGCTGCTCGGCGACCGCACGTTGCGCTACATCGGTCGACCCGAACGAGCGAGTCCGGCCGAAGGTCACGCCGATGCGCACGAACGCGAACAAGCGCGCATCATCGCGGAAGCCTTCGCTGGCGTACCGGAACCGGCTGTGCCGGCCTGA
- a CDS encoding NAD(P)/FAD-dependent oxidoreductase, protein MPAELGSFDAIIVGSRIAGCITAAGLAKHGWRVLVVDRVAFPRSTLSTHLFFSDTLLALHAFGLHVPVLAIPAPRIRWLRFPYAEAPFPNHGGYDFALCIRREILDTVLVEQLGTRTEITFLTRARARDLLWADGRVRGVVVEYAGREWRAQAPLVVGADGRDSTIARLVGARSYDRVPPLFAWYYTYYEGLAVDPEPAALAFRGTYPEIGAEYAAAFLFPADHGLTLVGYGVEHRAFRAFRTEVYRHFEQGLAKIPAAWERVCSGRRVAPIRGTGQLPNFFRTAHGPGWVLVGDAGCHKDPHTVQGMGDAARSARMLVEELATTDPATSALDQALARYATRRDHDLQPMYDFTTFRLRQRIPEAIWERFEARSREDPELAALRIAAMVHAIDPRAVYSEEQLTQLATGKPIDPPGRSTSAQNERL, encoded by the coding sequence GTGCCTGCTGAACTCGGATCCTTCGACGCCATCATCGTTGGATCGCGTATCGCCGGTTGCATCACTGCCGCCGGCTTGGCCAAGCACGGCTGGCGAGTGTTGGTCGTCGACCGTGTGGCGTTCCCTCGCTCGACGCTTTCCACGCATCTCTTCTTCTCCGACACGCTTCTTGCTCTGCATGCGTTCGGCCTCCATGTTCCCGTTCTGGCGATCCCGGCACCGCGGATCCGCTGGCTCCGCTTTCCCTACGCCGAAGCACCGTTCCCGAATCACGGCGGATACGATTTCGCACTGTGCATCAGGCGGGAGATTCTCGACACCGTTCTAGTCGAGCAACTGGGTACCAGAACGGAAATAACGTTTTTGACCCGCGCTCGCGCTCGCGATCTTCTCTGGGCCGACGGGCGAGTGCGCGGCGTCGTCGTCGAGTACGCTGGCCGGGAGTGGCGCGCACAGGCACCGTTGGTGGTGGGCGCTGATGGGCGGGATTCCACGATCGCGCGCCTCGTCGGTGCGCGTTCCTACGATCGCGTTCCGCCGCTTTTCGCCTGGTATTACACGTACTACGAAGGACTGGCCGTCGACCCCGAACCGGCAGCGCTTGCGTTCCGCGGCACGTATCCAGAGATCGGTGCCGAGTATGCCGCGGCCTTCCTCTTCCCTGCTGACCACGGATTGACGCTCGTCGGGTACGGTGTCGAACACCGCGCCTTCCGAGCGTTCCGCACGGAGGTCTACCGACATTTTGAGCAAGGTCTCGCGAAGATTCCAGCAGCATGGGAGCGTGTCTGTAGCGGGCGCCGTGTCGCGCCGATTCGTGGGACAGGTCAGCTGCCCAATTTCTTCCGAACTGCGCATGGACCAGGCTGGGTACTGGTCGGTGATGCGGGATGCCACAAGGATCCCCACACCGTTCAGGGAATGGGCGACGCCGCGCGCAGCGCCAGGATGCTCGTCGAAGAACTAGCGACGACCGACCCAGCGACGAGTGCGCTGGATCAGGCACTCGCGCGCTACGCGACACGCCGCGATCACGATCTGCAGCCGATGTACGACTTTACCACGTTTCGCCTGCGCCAGCGCATTCCAGAGGCAATCTGGGAACGCTTCGAGGCACGATCACGTGAGGACCCGGAACTCGCCGCGCTCCGCATCGCCGCGATGGTTCACGCCATCGATCCGCGTGCAGTGTATTCGGAGGAGCAGCTTACCCAACTCGCTACAGGGAAACCGATCGACCCTCCGGGGCGCTCGACCTCAGCCCAGAACGAACGCTTATAG